A region of Toxorhynchites rutilus septentrionalis strain SRP chromosome 1, ASM2978413v1, whole genome shotgun sequence DNA encodes the following proteins:
- the LOC129768585 gene encoding transcription factor grauzone-like, with protein sequence MSQIVMDSKDCFTCFRNSENYLFILDTTQGIAELLVQHFWFQPEDFNEEQILCHSCWNQLDSFHRFFADVQQNHLRKSSVSDIKQEFIDVELPPQEPEITLEIKQEYSDNDEDGSSGEEFNPKPAEDSLTSESDTGSGQAAIKPKRKYVRREKLEESDAKQERIYHAKTAEQLAEEDAIIQTHVKYICDNCGINCPTFATFQKHVQDEHGTKGFIVCCGQRYHKKVHLLEHVQKLEDPDKFKCDICHKSFVNSHGVQRHKQEIHLPDELKIYHCDRCPKKFAKETQLAFHLKGHVNLDNATAKCELCEKIFPTEPLLKTHVKIRHTRPTDFICDVCAKGFYSKAEFLRHKKEHELSPAELRVQCDVCLQWLKNRVSWRKHYRRHNQGPAACNLCDHISPNRTALAGHKRHRHSDTAISHVCKECGKEFKRAISLKEHMASHTGEALYSCTFCSRTFNSNANMFSHRKKMHPQEWLEQKNAQKAAQQGVPRNGQ encoded by the exons ATGTCTCAAATCGTAATGGACTCGAAAGACTGTTTCACTTGCTTCCGCAATTCGGAAAACTATTTATTCATTCTCGATACCACACAGGGTATCGCTGAATTGCTCGTGCAACACTTTTGGTTTCAACCGGAAGATTTCAACGAAGAACAAATTCTGTGTCACTCTTGCTGGAATCAGCTGGACAGCTTCCACCGATTTTTTGCTGACGTTCAGCAAAATCACCTCCGCAAGTCGTCAGTCTCAGATATTAAACAGGAATTTATAGATGTTGAATTGCCACCGCAGGAGCCTGAAATTACATTGGAGATAAAACAAGAGTACTCCGATAATGACGAGGATGGAAGTTCGGGAGAAGAGTTCAATCCGAAACCCGCAGAGGATTCGCTTACTAGTGAAAGTGACACGGGTTCGGGACAAGCTGCAATCAAACCGAAGCGTAAGTATGTTCGTCGTGAAAAATTGGAGGAATCAGATGCGAAACAGGAACGTATCTATCACGCTAAAACTGCTGAACAGCTAGCCGAAGAAGACGCAATTATTCAAACTCATGTAAAATACATTTGCGATAATTGCGGGATCAATTGTCCAACATTTGCCACATTCCAGAAGCATGTCCAGGATGAGCATGGCACCAAAG GTTTCATTGTCTGCTGCGGTCAACGCTACCACAAGAAAGTGCACTTGCTTGAACACGTGCAAAAATTGGAAGATCCTGATAAATTCAAATGTGATATCTGTCACAAGAGTTTTGTCAACAGTCACGGGGTGCAGAGACACAAGCAAGAGATCCATTTGCCAGATGAGTTGAAGATTTACCATTGCGATCGGTGCCCGAAGAAGTTCGCGAAAGAAACACAGCTTGCGTTCCACTTGAAGGGTCACGTGAACTTGGACAATGCTACGGCCAAATGTGAACTCTGCGAAAAAAT TTTTCCAACGGAACCTCTGCTGAAAACTCACGTTAAAATTCGCCACACGCGTCCCACTGACTTTATCTGTGATGTATGCGCCAAAGGATTTTACTCGAAGGCGGAATTTCTAAGGCACAAAAAAGAGCACGAGCTGAGCCCAGCCGAACTTCGCGTTCAGTGCGACGTTTGTCTGCAGTGGCTCAAAAACCGAgtcagctggcggaagcattaTCGCCGCCACAACCAAGGACCGGCAGCGTGTAATTTGTGCGACCACATATCGCCCAACCGAACGGCCTTGGCAGGACATAAAAGGCATCGTCATAGCGACACAGCTATCAGCCATGTGTGTAAAGAGTGCGGCAAGGAATTCAAGCGGGCAATCTCCCTCAAGGAGCACATGGCTTCGCACACTGGCGAGGCGCTCTACTCGTGCACTTTCTGCAGTCGCACGTTCAACTCGAACGCGAATATGTTCTCCCATCGGAAAAAAATGCATCCCCAGGAGTGGCTCGAGCAGAAAAATGCCCAAAAGGCGGCGCAGCAGGGCGTTCCACGGAACGGACAGTGA
- the LOC129768569 gene encoding gastrula zinc finger protein XlCGF26.1-like codes for MTEEVCLTCTKLTAPDQLVMVNDNKVALTALSKHFWFSKDEIQNSILCWSCWGKIDDFRQFYCEVERIHTSRFPAVQGEFVEVKQEHYIEDLAGQDSTTIDDTQNDTVGEQKCSNVKEEMLQVDQKFLFDDEADGDGGADRWSDGGEMCSSVNEPEIKIELSGRNSTPQKRKKGTRPGQSWRKNLNSEQFIAENVNIECDTCAEKYETFQQLQQHSLEKHQKRAYVFCCDHKFSRKPRLIDHIQFHLNPLQFQCDICSKSFRHSEALKYHKDKLHSGEEKTLQCSMCPKTFSKQKFLKIHEKYHRKLDEKNWHCATCDRYFAYESFLRQHNRTAHPNEYKFVCHVCARGFYVRSSYVAHMELHDENLKRNKPPDERVQCSECGSWVYKKGLRKHMLCHTGTQTCDHCGKECKSVMALRYHKAQHRMGDFNCSLCGKAFKRQRTLKEHMASHTGEVLYQCDFCEKTFNSHANHASHRKKVHPKEWLEDKKQKNPEHLNEGSSTTAVVIS; via the exons ATGACGGAAGAAGTTTGTCTCACCTGTACTAAGCTCACCGCACCGGATCAATTGGTAATGGTCAATGACAATAAGGTAGCTCTGACAGCACTCTCCAAGCATTTTTGGTTCAGC aaGGACGAAATTCAGAACAGTATTCTCTGCTGGTCCTGCTGGGGTAAAATAGACGATTTTCGACAGTTTTATTGTGAAGTCGAGCGGATACACACATCTCGTTTCCCTGCTGTCCAGGGCGAGTTTGTGGAGGTGAAACAAGAGCACTATATTGAAGACCTAGCTGGACAGGATAGTACCACAATTGATGATACTCAGAATGACACAGTTGGGGAGCAAAAGTGTTCCAACGTTAAGGAGGAAATGCTTCAGGTTGACCAAAAGTTTCTTTTCGATGATGAGGCCGATGGTGACGGAGGCGCTGATCGGTGGTCGGATGGAGGTGAAATGTGTTCGTCTGTGAACGAGCctgaaataaaaatagaattatCAGGAAGAAATTCGACTCcgcagaaaagaaaaaaaggaacgCGTCCGGGGCAAAGTTGGCGGAAGAACCTCAATAGTGAGCAATTTATCGCGGAGAACGTCAACATCGAATGTGACACGTGCGCAGAGAAGTATGAAACCTTTCAGCAGCTACAGCAACATTCACTGGAAAAACATCAGAAGCGGGCCTACGTGTTCTGTTGTGACCATAAGTTCAGTAGGAAGCCCCGGTTGATCGATCACATCCAATTCCATTTGAATCCGCTGCAGTTTCAGTGCGATATTTGTTCGAAATCGTTTCGACACAGCGAGGCACTGAAGTACCACAAGGACAAGCTGCACAGTGGGGAAGAGAAAACTCTACAGTGCAGCATGTGTCCGAAAACATTTTCAAAGCAAAAATTTCTTAAGATCCACGAAAAGTACCACCGTAAGTTGGATGAGAAAAATTGGCACTGTGCGACCTGTGATAGATATTTCGCTTACGAGTCTTTCCTCCGGCAACACAATCGGACAGCACATCCTAACGAATATAAGTTTGTGTGCCATGTATGTGCAAGGGGCTTCTACGTACGGTCGTCGTACGTTGCTCATATGGAGTTACacgatgaaaatttgaagcGAAATAAGCCTCCAGATGAGCGAGTTCAGTGCTCAGAGTGTGGAAGTTG GGTATACAAGAAGGGTTTGCGAAAGCACATGCTCTGTCACACGGGTACCCAAACGTGTGACCATTGTGGCAAGGAGTGTAAGAGCGTAATGGCATTAAGATATCATAAGGCACAACATCGGATGGGTGATTTCAACTGCTCGCTTTGCGGAAAAGCTTTCAAACGACAGCGCACGTTGAAG GAACACATGGCCTCTCACACTGGCGAAGTACTGTACCAATGTGACTTCTGtgagaaaacattcaattcccATGCAAATCATGCTTCGCACAGGAAAAAGGTGCATCCGAAGGAATGGTTGGAAGACAAGAAGCAAAAAAATCCCGAACACCTGAATGAAGGAAGTTCAACAACTGCCGTAGTAATCTCATGA
- the LOC129768596 gene encoding transcription factor grauzone-like, giving the protein MAQITTKIEGCGNNCLTCLQDPGPHFATVQHESDQTIAEALRRHFWFSETEIMIAIMCYPCRDNLSNFHRFYSSVEEVHKSRVLRPELVQIKCEPEESQIEYVNNYEVTRIPTPDLAEIKCEENQIEPQDDDSSTTFENATTPTDDNDESMVERENDIWDEQEQQQEHSSMQLSRKEEYLKQDEFIRSHVKYICQLCGQDNPTFTSFLKHSLEVHETKSAYVACCGKKYYHKVRLYHHVQLVNEPDMFRCNECHINFSDSEGKKRHLKKYHPTGEGQNFQCSHCPRSFSVEYKYNMHLQDHTDSDEKSWKCEFCGKIYKDRYILSSHIKQKHTEATKHVCSVCGKGFHRKTLFLRHKLEHENPSELKIQCQVCMRWWKNRDSWRRHMRQHLGTEATCDVCGHVSPHQHALTAHKRIHHSGKKPEFACSYCPKTFPRPIRLKEHVAARHTGTPLYKCPFCEWTVSSSNGMTSHKKTKHPTEWLEEQNRKYYTK; this is encoded by the exons ATGGCTCAAATCACGACAAAAATAGAGGGATGCGGAAATAATTGCCTAACCTGTCTTCAAGATCCGGGACCCCACTTTGCGACGGTTCAACATGAGAGTGACCAAACGATAGCAGAGGCTCTGAGAAGACATTTCTGGTTCAGC GAAACAGAAATCATGATTGCGATAATGTGCTATCCTTGCCGAGACAATCTAAGTAACTTCCATCGATTTTATTCTTCGGTAGAAGAAGTGCACAAAAGCCGCGTCTTGAGACCAGAATTAGTTCAAATAAAGTGCGAACCGGAAGAAAGTCAAATTGAGTATGTGAACAACTACGAAGTGACTCGCATTCCAACGCCGGATTTAGCAGAGATAAAGTGTGAGGAGAATCAAATTGAACCGCAAGACGATGATAGCTCGACAACGTTTGAAAACGCAACTACTCCGACTGATGACAATGATGAATCGATGGTGGAAAGGGAAAACGACATATGGGACGAACAGGAGCAGCAACAGGAGCATAGCTCCATGCAGTTGTCGAGGAAGGAAGAATATTTAAAACAGGATGAATTCATTAGATCGCATGTCAAATACATCTGCCAGCTTTGTGGCCAAGATAATCCAACTTTTACATCGTTCCTAAAGCATTCGTTGGAAGTTCACGAAACGAAATCGGCATATGTGGCATGCTGCGGGAAGAAGTATTACCACAAGGTTCGCTTGTATCACCATGTGCAACTTGTCAATGAACCGGACATGTTCAGATGCAATGAATGTCACATCAATTTCAGCGATTCAGAAG GGAAAAAACGGCATTTAAAGAAGTATCACCCGACGGGAGAAGGACAAAACTTTCAATGCAGTCACTGTCCTAGAAGCTTCTCCGTCGAGTATAAATATAATATGCACCTTCAAGACCATACCGATTCGGATGAAAAAAGTTGGAAATGTGAATTCTGTGGAAAAAT TTACAAGGATCGTTATATATTGAGTAgtcacatcaaacaaaaacacACCGAAGCCACCAAACATGTCTGCAGTGTTTGCGGCAAGGGTTTTCATCGCAAAACACTGTTCCTGCGGCACAAGCTGGAACATGAGAACCCTTCGGAGCTGAAAATCCAGTGTCAGGTTTGTATGCGATGGTGGAAAAATCGGGACAGCTGGCGCCGGCATATGCGTCAACATCTGGGAACAGAAGCAACGTGCGATGTCTGTGGCCACGTTTCTCCCCATCAACACGCACTGACTGCCCACAAACGAATACATCACAGTGGGAAAAAGCCAGAATTTGCTTGCAGCTATTGTCCGAAAACATTCCCGAGACCCATTAGGCTGAAGGAACACGTGGCAGCCCGGCATACGGGGACTCCCCTGTACAAGTGTCCGTTCTGCGAGTGGACCGTAAGCTCGAGCAATGGTATGACCTCACACAAGAAGACAAAACATCCGACCGAGTGGTTGGAGGAGCAAAACCGGAAGTACTATACCAAATGA